In Rhea pennata isolate bPtePen1 chromosome 8, bPtePen1.pri, whole genome shotgun sequence, one genomic interval encodes:
- the RPE65 gene encoding retinoid isomerohydrolase isoform X1, with the protein MTEKRIVITEFGTYAYPDPCKNIFSRFFSYFKGVEVTDNALVNVYPIGEDYYACTETNFITRINPETLETIKQVDLCKYVSVNGATAHPHVENDGTVYNIGNCFGKNFSLAYNIIRIPPLQADKEDPINKSEVVVQFPCSDRFKPSYVHSFGLTANYIVFVETPVKINLLKFLSSWSLWGANYMDCFESNETMGVWVHVAEKKKGRLLNIKYRTSAFNLFHHINTYEDNGFLIVDLCTWKGFEFVYNYLYLANLRANWDEVKRQAEKAPQPEARRYVLPLNIDKADMGKNLVTLPYTTATATLRSDETIWLEPEVIFSGPRHGKMLTLISARGSNSSFSNLCPTNPSAYICISVAFEFPQINYKKYGGKPYTYSYGLGLNHFVPDRLCKLNVKTKETWVWQEPDSYPSEPIFVSHPDALEEDDGVVLSIVISPGVGPKPAYLLILNAKDMSEVARAEVEMNIPVTFHGLFKRA; encoded by the exons ATGACTGAGAAGCGAATTGTGATAACGGAGTTTGGCACCTACGCTTATCCAGATCCGTGCAAGAATATTTTCTCCAG GTTTTTTTCATACTTCAAAGGTGTGGAGGTCACTGATAACGCCCTGGTTAATGTCTACCCCATTGGTGAAGACTACTACGCATGTACTGAGACCAACTTTATAACCAGAATTAACCCAGAAACTTTAGAGACAATTAAGCAG GTGGATCTCTGTAAATATGTTTCAGTTAACGGAGCGACTGCTCATCCCCATGTTGAAAATGATGGTACAGTTTATAACATTGGcaactgttttggaaaaaacTTTTCACTTGCCTATAATATAATACGGATTCCTCCGCTTCAGGCAG ACAAGGAAGACCCAATAAACAAGTCTGAGGTGGTTGTGCAGTTTCCTTGCAGTGACAGATTTAAACCCTCTTACGTTCACAG CTTTGGACTGACCGCAAACTACATAGTGTTTGTTGAAACACCAGTGAAAATCAACCTGCTCAAGTTCCTTTCCTCCTGGAGCCTTTGGGGAGCCAACTACATGGACTGCTTCGAGTCTAATGAAACTATGGGG GTCTGGGTTCATgtagcagagaagaaaaaaggaaggctCCTCAATATCAAGTACCGGACTTCTGCCTTTAACCTTTTCCATCACATTAACACCTATGAAGATAATGGATTCCTTATTGTGGATCTCTGCACCTGGAAAGG GTTCGAGTTTGTTTACAACTACCTCTATTTAGCCAATTTACGAGCAAACTGGGACGAAGTGAAGAGACAGGCAGAAAAAGCCCCTCAGCCTGAGGCCCGCAGATACGTGCTCCCCTTGAACATTGACAAG GCTGACATGGGTAAGAATTTAGTTACCTTGCCCTATACAACAGCTACAGCAACTTTGCGCAGCGATGAGACCATCTGGCTGGAGCCAGAAGTTATTTTCTCAGGGCCTCGCCATGGTAAGATGTTAACTTTGATCTCAGCCAGAGGCAGTAACAGTAGCTTCAGCAATCTGTGCCCCACTAATCCtagtgcatatatatgtatttctgtagCCTTTGAGTTTCCACAAATCAATTATAAGAAATATGGCGGGAAACCATATACCTATTCGTACGGCCTCGGACTGAATCACTTCGTTCCAGACAGG CTTTGTAAactaaatgttaaaacaaaagagACCTGGGTGTGGCAGGAACCAGATTCATACCCGTCAGAACCAATCTTCGTTTCACATCCTGATGCCTTGGAGGAAGATGATG GGGTTGTGCTGAGCATAGTCATCAGCCCCGGCGTGGGGCCGAAGCCTGCCTACCTGCTGATCCTCAACGCCAAAGACATGAGTGAAGTCGCCAGGGCTGAAGTGGAGATGAACATTCCCGTGACCTTCCATGGACTTTTCAAGAGAGCGTGA
- the DEPDC1 gene encoding DEP domain-containing protein 1A isoform X1 — protein sequence MESRPAAPGPYRATRLWNEVTKHFRAGMPLRKHRQHFRKHGSCFTASEAIDWLHEVLKSNSNFGPEVTRQQTIQLLRKFLKNHVIEDIKGRWGSENLEDNSGLYRFPSTSPVKPLPTWCSPKGNSEKFSRDKEKFFKFPHLSKRTLKKMELLESMEKIEKTQPDIIEENKEGSLHRKEISQEYVQEIWRNIILIHLQTILGLPSLEEVLQPTQIIPEYVMYNMTNTSKHGVVILQNKSEDLPHWVLSAMKCLAYWPRNNDMSQPTYNGFERDVFRTVADYFLSLPEPLLTFEYYELFVNILVMCGYIKIPDICSGKHSVPDEACNPQSSKILHLNSFKSTECLLLSLLCKDTEKKKKEHETSRKSFPEELTVQKGCAKKLYPHKLICKRGSVDNLIGGSCQNLSGLKNEQDVPLKFRTKCYSLERIGDSTSSSCNKGESNSFRQTDLSVVLGTRNENQPLPYEYKNKSTLELNFDSMCQKQTSGIKTVSASTVQEKEIFNENHNLKQIRRSQSLLVRRHSKSCASINIPVAEITVKPTSGLCGQRNTSSSGVAASMEIKTEVSDITINKRLCKSTVELSEYSCTHDTYVLAGARNLLQPHLERIAIEALQICCLLLPPPNRRKIQLLMRMISRISENVDMPRLHDAMGTRSLMIQTFSRCVLCCAEEVDLDELLSTRLVSFLMDHQQEVFKVPTYLQVAVQDHIEYMKMAQCRYPREEISAILPTYSYCKQITPQEFEEQKVSTSQAAVAELLENIIKDKNLSLKDKKKKLKQFQKEYPLIYRNRFPTTENEAMLFESKPTIKQPMLSLRKTKFRSLRY from the exons ATGGAGAGCCGCCCGGCGGCCCCAGGCCCCTACCGCGCCACCAGGCTG TGGAATGAAGTTACTAAACATTTCCGAGCAGGGATGCCATTAAGGAAACACaggcagcatttcagaaaacatggaAGTTGTTTTACTGCATCAGAAGCAATAGACTGGCTTCATGAAGTATTAAAGAGTAATAGTAACTTTGGTCCAGAAGTTACTAGGCAACAGACCATTCAGTTATTAAGAAAGTTTCTCAAGAATCATGTAATTGAGGACATAAAAGGAAGATGGGGATCAGAAAATTTAGAAGATAACAGTGGCCTGTACAG ATTTCCTTCAACCTCTCCAGTTAAACCTCTACCAACCTGGTGTTCACCAAAAGGGAACTCGGAAAAATTCTccagagacaaagaaaaattttttaagTTCCCACATTTATCCAAgagaactcttaaaaaaatggaattactGGAGTCTATG gaaaaaatagaaaaaacacaACCAGATATaatagaggaaaacaaagaaggCTCCCTGCACAGGAAGGAAATAAGCCAGGAATATGTACAAGAAATTTGGAGAAATATCATTCTGATACA TTTACAAACCATTTTAGGCCTCCCATCTTTGGAAGAAGTCTTGCAGCCAACACAGATAATTCCTGAGTATGTCATGTACAATATGACTAATACAAGTAAACATGGTGTTGTTATTTTACAGAACAAATCAg aagaccTCCCTCACTGGGTATTGTCAGCTATGAAGTGCCTCGCATACT GGCCTAGAAATAATGACATGAGCCAACCAACATACAATGGGTTTGAAAGAGATGTGTTCAGAACAGTTGCTGACTACTTTCTCAGTCTCCCTGAACCATTACTTACTTTTGAGTACTATGAactttttgtaaatattttag TTATGTGTGGCTACATCAAAATTCCAGATATATGCAGTGGAAAACATTCTGTCCCAGATGAGGCATGTAATCCACAATCTTCAAAAATTCTTCACTTGAACTCTTTCAAGTCAACTGAATGTCTTCTTCTAAGCCTACTTTGCAAAGACACcgagaaaaaaaagaaagaacatgaaaCGTCCAGGAAATCTTTTCCAGAAGAGCTAACTGTCCAGAAGGGATGTGCAAAGAAATTGTATCCACATAAATTGATATGTAAACGAGGCAGTGTTGATAATCTAATAGGAGGAAGTTGTCAAAATCTTTCTGGTTTAAAGAACGAACAGGACGTACCTCTAAAATTTAGGACAAAATGTTACTCTTTGGAAAGAATTGGAGATTCTACCTCAAGCTCTTGTAATAAAGGAGAATCAAATTCCTTCAGGCAAACTGATCTGAGCGTAGTCCTGGGCACTAGAAATGAAAACCAACCACTACCctatgaatataaaaataagtctACGCTGGAACTTAATTTTGATAGTATGTGTCAAAAACAAACTTCTGGTATCAAGACAGTGTCTGCATCAACTGTTCAAGAAAAGGAgatatttaatgaaaatcacaatttaaagcaaatacGCAGGTCTCAAAGTTTACTTGTCAGAAGACACTCAAAAAGTTGCGCTAGCATTAATATACCAGTTGCTGAAATCACTGTAAAACCAACGTCTGGACTTTGTGGGCAAAGAAATACAAGTTCCTCTGGTGTGGCTGCTTCAATGGAGATAAAGACTGAGGTTTCTGATATCACCATCAATAAAAGACTCTGCAAAAGTACTGTAGAACTTTCAGAATATTCTTGCACTCATGATACTTATGTGTTGGCTGGCGCACGAA ATCTCCTTCAGCCTCATTTAGAAAGAATTGCTATTGAAGCACTACAGATATGTTGTTTATTGCTTCCACCTCCAAATCGTAGAAAGATTCAGCTCCTCATGCGTATGATCTCTCGGATCAGTGAAAATGTTGATATGCCACGACTGCATGATGCAATGGGCACACGTTCTTTG ATGATACAGACTTTTTCTCGATGTGTGTTATGCTGTGCAGAAGAAGTAGATCTTGATGAGCTGCTTTCTACACGACTGGTTTCATTTCTAATGGACCATCAACAAGAAGTATTTAAAGTACCAACTTACCTGCAGGTTGCAGTGCAAGATCACATAGAATATATGAAGATGGCCCAG TGCAGATATCCAAGGGAAGAAATTAGTGCCATATTGCCCACGTATTCATACTGTAAACAAATAACTCCTCAGGAGTTTGAGGAACAGAAAGTGTCTACCTCTCAAGCTGCAGTGGCAGAACTCCTAGAGAACATTATCAAAGATAAGAATTTGtctttgaaagacaaaaagaagaagTTAAAACAG TTTCAGAAGGAATATCCCCTGATCTACAGGAACAGATTTCCAACTACAGAAAATGAGGCAATGCTATTTGAGAGCAAACCTACCATCAAACAACCGATGCTTAgcctgagaaaaacaaaatttcgTAGCCTAAGATACTAA
- the DEPDC1 gene encoding DEP domain-containing protein 1A isoform X2, with translation MESRPAAPGPYRATRLWNEVTKHFRAGMPLRKHRQHFRKHGSCFTASEAIDWLHEVLKSNSNFGPEVTRQQTIQLLRKFLKNHVIEDIKGRWGSENLEDNSGLYRFPSTSPVKPLPTWCSPKGNSEKFSRDKEKFFKFPHLSKRTLKKMELLESMEKIEKTQPDIIEENKEGSLHRKEISQEYVQEIWRNIILIHLQTILGLPSLEEVLQPTQIIPEYVMYNMTNTSKHGVVILQNKSEDLPHWVLSAMKCLAYWPRNNDMSQPTYNGFERDVFRTVADYFLSLPEPLLTFEYYELFVNILDLLQPHLERIAIEALQICCLLLPPPNRRKIQLLMRMISRISENVDMPRLHDAMGTRSLMIQTFSRCVLCCAEEVDLDELLSTRLVSFLMDHQQEVFKVPTYLQVAVQDHIEYMKMAQCRYPREEISAILPTYSYCKQITPQEFEEQKVSTSQAAVAELLENIIKDKNLSLKDKKKKLKQFQKEYPLIYRNRFPTTENEAMLFESKPTIKQPMLSLRKTKFRSLRY, from the exons ATGGAGAGCCGCCCGGCGGCCCCAGGCCCCTACCGCGCCACCAGGCTG TGGAATGAAGTTACTAAACATTTCCGAGCAGGGATGCCATTAAGGAAACACaggcagcatttcagaaaacatggaAGTTGTTTTACTGCATCAGAAGCAATAGACTGGCTTCATGAAGTATTAAAGAGTAATAGTAACTTTGGTCCAGAAGTTACTAGGCAACAGACCATTCAGTTATTAAGAAAGTTTCTCAAGAATCATGTAATTGAGGACATAAAAGGAAGATGGGGATCAGAAAATTTAGAAGATAACAGTGGCCTGTACAG ATTTCCTTCAACCTCTCCAGTTAAACCTCTACCAACCTGGTGTTCACCAAAAGGGAACTCGGAAAAATTCTccagagacaaagaaaaattttttaagTTCCCACATTTATCCAAgagaactcttaaaaaaatggaattactGGAGTCTATG gaaaaaatagaaaaaacacaACCAGATATaatagaggaaaacaaagaaggCTCCCTGCACAGGAAGGAAATAAGCCAGGAATATGTACAAGAAATTTGGAGAAATATCATTCTGATACA TTTACAAACCATTTTAGGCCTCCCATCTTTGGAAGAAGTCTTGCAGCCAACACAGATAATTCCTGAGTATGTCATGTACAATATGACTAATACAAGTAAACATGGTGTTGTTATTTTACAGAACAAATCAg aagaccTCCCTCACTGGGTATTGTCAGCTATGAAGTGCCTCGCATACT GGCCTAGAAATAATGACATGAGCCAACCAACATACAATGGGTTTGAAAGAGATGTGTTCAGAACAGTTGCTGACTACTTTCTCAGTCTCCCTGAACCATTACTTACTTTTGAGTACTATGAactttttgtaaatattttag ATCTCCTTCAGCCTCATTTAGAAAGAATTGCTATTGAAGCACTACAGATATGTTGTTTATTGCTTCCACCTCCAAATCGTAGAAAGATTCAGCTCCTCATGCGTATGATCTCTCGGATCAGTGAAAATGTTGATATGCCACGACTGCATGATGCAATGGGCACACGTTCTTTG ATGATACAGACTTTTTCTCGATGTGTGTTATGCTGTGCAGAAGAAGTAGATCTTGATGAGCTGCTTTCTACACGACTGGTTTCATTTCTAATGGACCATCAACAAGAAGTATTTAAAGTACCAACTTACCTGCAGGTTGCAGTGCAAGATCACATAGAATATATGAAGATGGCCCAG TGCAGATATCCAAGGGAAGAAATTAGTGCCATATTGCCCACGTATTCATACTGTAAACAAATAACTCCTCAGGAGTTTGAGGAACAGAAAGTGTCTACCTCTCAAGCTGCAGTGGCAGAACTCCTAGAGAACATTATCAAAGATAAGAATTTGtctttgaaagacaaaaagaagaagTTAAAACAG TTTCAGAAGGAATATCCCCTGATCTACAGGAACAGATTTCCAACTACAGAAAATGAGGCAATGCTATTTGAGAGCAAACCTACCATCAAACAACCGATGCTTAgcctgagaaaaacaaaatttcgTAGCCTAAGATACTAA
- the RPE65 gene encoding retinoid isomerohydrolase isoform X2, whose translation MTEKRIVITEFGTYAYPDPCKNIFSRFFSYFKGVEVTDNALVNVYPIGEDYYACTETNFITRINPETLETIKQVDLCKYVSVNGATAHPHVENDGTVYNIGNCFGKNFSLAYNIIRIPPLQADKEDPINKSEVVVQFPCSDRFKPSYVHSFGLTANYIVFVETPVKINLLKFLSSWSLWGANYMDCFESNETMGVWVHVAEKKKGRLLNIKYRTSAFNLFHHINTYEDNGFLIVDLCTWKGFEFVYNYLYLANLRANWDEVKRQAEKAPQPEARRYVLPLNIDKADMGKNLVTLPYTTATATLRSDETIWLEPEVIFSGPRHAFEFPQINYKKYGGKPYTYSYGLGLNHFVPDRLCKLNVKTKETWVWQEPDSYPSEPIFVSHPDALEEDDGVVLSIVISPGVGPKPAYLLILNAKDMSEVARAEVEMNIPVTFHGLFKRA comes from the exons ATGACTGAGAAGCGAATTGTGATAACGGAGTTTGGCACCTACGCTTATCCAGATCCGTGCAAGAATATTTTCTCCAG GTTTTTTTCATACTTCAAAGGTGTGGAGGTCACTGATAACGCCCTGGTTAATGTCTACCCCATTGGTGAAGACTACTACGCATGTACTGAGACCAACTTTATAACCAGAATTAACCCAGAAACTTTAGAGACAATTAAGCAG GTGGATCTCTGTAAATATGTTTCAGTTAACGGAGCGACTGCTCATCCCCATGTTGAAAATGATGGTACAGTTTATAACATTGGcaactgttttggaaaaaacTTTTCACTTGCCTATAATATAATACGGATTCCTCCGCTTCAGGCAG ACAAGGAAGACCCAATAAACAAGTCTGAGGTGGTTGTGCAGTTTCCTTGCAGTGACAGATTTAAACCCTCTTACGTTCACAG CTTTGGACTGACCGCAAACTACATAGTGTTTGTTGAAACACCAGTGAAAATCAACCTGCTCAAGTTCCTTTCCTCCTGGAGCCTTTGGGGAGCCAACTACATGGACTGCTTCGAGTCTAATGAAACTATGGGG GTCTGGGTTCATgtagcagagaagaaaaaaggaaggctCCTCAATATCAAGTACCGGACTTCTGCCTTTAACCTTTTCCATCACATTAACACCTATGAAGATAATGGATTCCTTATTGTGGATCTCTGCACCTGGAAAGG GTTCGAGTTTGTTTACAACTACCTCTATTTAGCCAATTTACGAGCAAACTGGGACGAAGTGAAGAGACAGGCAGAAAAAGCCCCTCAGCCTGAGGCCCGCAGATACGTGCTCCCCTTGAACATTGACAAG GCTGACATGGGTAAGAATTTAGTTACCTTGCCCTATACAACAGCTACAGCAACTTTGCGCAGCGATGAGACCATCTGGCTGGAGCCAGAAGTTATTTTCTCAGGGCCTCGCCATG CCTTTGAGTTTCCACAAATCAATTATAAGAAATATGGCGGGAAACCATATACCTATTCGTACGGCCTCGGACTGAATCACTTCGTTCCAGACAGG CTTTGTAAactaaatgttaaaacaaaagagACCTGGGTGTGGCAGGAACCAGATTCATACCCGTCAGAACCAATCTTCGTTTCACATCCTGATGCCTTGGAGGAAGATGATG GGGTTGTGCTGAGCATAGTCATCAGCCCCGGCGTGGGGCCGAAGCCTGCCTACCTGCTGATCCTCAACGCCAAAGACATGAGTGAAGTCGCCAGGGCTGAAGTGGAGATGAACATTCCCGTGACCTTCCATGGACTTTTCAAGAGAGCGTGA
- the RPE65 gene encoding retinoid isomerohydrolase isoform X3, whose translation MYSQVEHPAGGYKKLFETVEELSSPVTAHVTGRIPTWLKGSLLRCGPGLFEVGAEPFYHLFDGQALLHKFDFKEGHVTYHRRFFSYFKGVEVTDNALVNVYPIGEDYYACTETNFITRINPETLETIKQVDLCKYVSVNGATAHPHVENDGTVYNIGNCFGKNFSLAYNIIRIPPLQADKEDPINKSEVVVQFPCSDRFKPSYVHSFGLTANYIVFVETPVKINLLKFLSSWSLWGANYMDCFESNETMGVWVHVAEKKKGRLLNIKYRTSAFNLFHHINTYEDNGFLIVDLCTWKGFEFVYNYLYLANLRANWDEVKRQAEKAPQPEARRYVLPLNIDKADMGKNLVTLPYTTATATLRSDETIWLEPEVIFSGPRHAFEFPQINYKKYGGKPYTYSYGLGLNHFVPDRLCKLNVKTKETWVWQEPDSYPSEPIFVSHPDALEEDDGVVLSIVISPGVGPKPAYLLILNAKDMSEVARAEVEMNIPVTFHGLFKRA comes from the exons ATGTACAGCCA AGTTGAACACCCTGCTGGAGGGTACAAGAAGCTCTTTGAGACTGTGGAAGAGTTGTCCTCTCCAGTAACTGCTCACGTCACAG GTAGGATTCCCACCTGGCTTAAAGGAAGTCTTCTTAGGTGTGGACCCGGCTTGTTTGAGGTCGGTGCAGAGCCATTTTATCATTTGTTTGATGGCCAAGCACTCCTTCACAAGTTTGACTTTAAGGAAGGGCATGTTACATATCATCGAAG GTTTTTTTCATACTTCAAAGGTGTGGAGGTCACTGATAACGCCCTGGTTAATGTCTACCCCATTGGTGAAGACTACTACGCATGTACTGAGACCAACTTTATAACCAGAATTAACCCAGAAACTTTAGAGACAATTAAGCAG GTGGATCTCTGTAAATATGTTTCAGTTAACGGAGCGACTGCTCATCCCCATGTTGAAAATGATGGTACAGTTTATAACATTGGcaactgttttggaaaaaacTTTTCACTTGCCTATAATATAATACGGATTCCTCCGCTTCAGGCAG ACAAGGAAGACCCAATAAACAAGTCTGAGGTGGTTGTGCAGTTTCCTTGCAGTGACAGATTTAAACCCTCTTACGTTCACAG CTTTGGACTGACCGCAAACTACATAGTGTTTGTTGAAACACCAGTGAAAATCAACCTGCTCAAGTTCCTTTCCTCCTGGAGCCTTTGGGGAGCCAACTACATGGACTGCTTCGAGTCTAATGAAACTATGGGG GTCTGGGTTCATgtagcagagaagaaaaaaggaaggctCCTCAATATCAAGTACCGGACTTCTGCCTTTAACCTTTTCCATCACATTAACACCTATGAAGATAATGGATTCCTTATTGTGGATCTCTGCACCTGGAAAGG GTTCGAGTTTGTTTACAACTACCTCTATTTAGCCAATTTACGAGCAAACTGGGACGAAGTGAAGAGACAGGCAGAAAAAGCCCCTCAGCCTGAGGCCCGCAGATACGTGCTCCCCTTGAACATTGACAAG GCTGACATGGGTAAGAATTTAGTTACCTTGCCCTATACAACAGCTACAGCAACTTTGCGCAGCGATGAGACCATCTGGCTGGAGCCAGAAGTTATTTTCTCAGGGCCTCGCCATG CCTTTGAGTTTCCACAAATCAATTATAAGAAATATGGCGGGAAACCATATACCTATTCGTACGGCCTCGGACTGAATCACTTCGTTCCAGACAGG CTTTGTAAactaaatgttaaaacaaaagagACCTGGGTGTGGCAGGAACCAGATTCATACCCGTCAGAACCAATCTTCGTTTCACATCCTGATGCCTTGGAGGAAGATGATG GGGTTGTGCTGAGCATAGTCATCAGCCCCGGCGTGGGGCCGAAGCCTGCCTACCTGCTGATCCTCAACGCCAAAGACATGAGTGAAGTCGCCAGGGCTGAAGTGGAGATGAACATTCCCGTGACCTTCCATGGACTTTTCAAGAGAGCGTGA